In Marivivens aquimaris, one genomic interval encodes:
- the cbiM gene encoding cobalt transporter CbiM, whose protein sequence is MHILDGALTTPVLFGGAALTVAGIGIGLNKLTLERIPAAGVLSASFFVASLIHVPIGVSSVHLILNGLAGLILGWAAFPALFVGLLLQAVFFGFGGITVLGVNAINIAGPAVLTGLLFRQLIESSTPNMASIWAGFAGAFSIALTTIMVGLSLALSGEEFIPAAYAVFWAHIPIMVVEGLLTGAAVYLVRKVRPDLFLAVSGA, encoded by the coding sequence ATGCATATCCTTGATGGTGCCCTCACGACCCCAGTTCTTTTCGGCGGAGCGGCCCTGACCGTCGCCGGTATCGGCATCGGCCTGAATAAACTGACACTGGAACGCATCCCCGCCGCAGGGGTGCTGTCCGCCTCGTTCTTTGTCGCCTCGCTCATTCACGTGCCGATCGGCGTGTCCTCTGTTCACCTGATCCTCAACGGCCTCGCAGGTCTGATCCTCGGCTGGGCGGCGTTCCCTGCACTGTTCGTGGGTCTGCTTTTGCAAGCCGTGTTCTTCGGCTTTGGCGGGATCACCGTGCTCGGCGTCAACGCGATCAACATCGCTGGCCCTGCGGTTCTGACGGGCTTGCTGTTCCGTCAGCTGATCGAAAGCAGCACGCCCAACATGGCTTCGATCTGGGCAGGTTTCGCTGGCGCCTTCTCTATCGCCCTCACTACCATCATGGTCGGCCTGTCGCTCGCGCTTTCGGGTGAGGAGTTCATCCCCGCCGCCTACGCCGTCTTCTGGGCCCACATCCCGATCATGGTCGTCGAAGGCCTGCTGACCGGCGCTGCGGTGTACCTCGTGCGCAAGGTGCGGCCCGATCTGTTCCTTGCCGTGAGCGGTGCGTAA
- the cbiQ gene encoding cobalt ECF transporter T component CbiQ, whose product MSQPLLAAGSEKSTSDSLLSRGSLAALDPRMRIVVAAVYAIVVVSLSDFAALGLALAFAFCLLPLSGLPTKHTLKRMIGMDSFIIFTLLILPFSVPGTPIFTVWGFVASYEGLWQAIEIALTANAAILGLMCLVGSMEPVAMGHALHALRVPERLVQLMMFTIRYIEVLREEYMRLRAAMKVRGFRPGTNWHTYRSFGYLVGIMLVRALERSERILGAMKCRGFTGRFVLLEQFKMKKRDWTFVALTGLAILSLIAVELRHAIA is encoded by the coding sequence ATGTCGCAACCCCTTTTGGCCGCCGGTAGTGAGAAGAGTACGAGCGACAGCCTTTTGTCGCGCGGCTCGCTGGCTGCGCTCGACCCGCGTATGCGGATCGTGGTCGCAGCCGTCTACGCTATCGTCGTAGTGAGCCTTTCGGACTTCGCTGCGCTGGGCCTCGCTCTTGCGTTCGCGTTCTGCCTCCTGCCGCTGTCCGGTCTGCCGACCAAGCACACGCTGAAGCGTATGATCGGCATGGACAGCTTCATTATTTTCACGCTGCTGATCTTGCCGTTCTCAGTTCCCGGCACGCCGATCTTTACCGTCTGGGGCTTCGTCGCCAGCTACGAAGGTCTCTGGCAGGCCATCGAAATCGCGCTCACTGCGAACGCTGCGATCCTCGGGCTGATGTGCCTTGTCGGCTCAATGGAGCCTGTCGCCATGGGCCATGCCCTCCATGCGCTGCGCGTGCCTGAACGGCTCGTGCAGCTGATGATGTTCACCATCCGCTATATCGAGGTGCTGCGCGAAGAATACATGCGCCTACGCGCCGCGATGAAGGTGCGCGGCTTTCGTCCGGGCACGAACTGGCATACGTACCGTAGCTTCGGTTACCTCGTCGGTATCATGCTCGTCCGCGCGCTTGAGAGGTCCGAACGCATCCTCGGCGCCATGAAGTGCCGCGGTTTCACGGGTCGGTTCGTACTGCTCGAGCAATTCAAAATGAAAAAACGCGACTGGACATTTGTCGCACTGACAGGTTTGGCGATCCTCTCCCTCATCGCCGTGGAGCTGAGACATGCCATTGCTTGA
- a CDS encoding MYG1 family protein — MTIQYLVTHSGGFHADELLSSVILTRLYPEAKIVRSRDPEWIIPGEGKIIYDVGRDYVADAMIFDHHQRPSPLREDEQPYSSFGLVWKHFGEEYLRASGVPEDDIETIWKSFDKGFVLPIDLMDNGVVNPSIAGPHFSSLTLPVLLESLKPVFDNRTPGADDEAFAEALIVARAFVEASIKNKAAKRRAESIVMKAIEDAGEGRVLELPMGMPFRPAVERAGADHLLFVIAPRDTDWSLSGIRVGGDTFEQRADLPAAWAGLTDEALEEASGVKGAKFCHNALFLAIADSREAILEMANRAVAAAEAN, encoded by the coding sequence ATGACCATCCAATACCTCGTGACCCACTCCGGCGGCTTCCACGCCGACGAGCTTCTGTCCTCCGTGATTCTTACCCGCCTCTACCCCGAGGCCAAGATCGTCCGGAGCCGCGACCCCGAGTGGATCATCCCGGGCGAAGGAAAGATCATCTATGACGTGGGCCGTGACTACGTCGCCGATGCGATGATTTTCGACCACCACCAACGCCCTTCGCCGCTGCGCGAAGATGAACAGCCGTACAGTTCCTTCGGTCTGGTCTGGAAGCACTTCGGCGAGGAATACCTGCGCGCCTCTGGCGTGCCTGAGGATGATATCGAGACGATCTGGAAGTCCTTCGACAAAGGCTTCGTTCTACCGATCGACCTGATGGACAACGGCGTGGTGAACCCCTCGATCGCAGGTCCGCATTTTTCCAGCCTCACCCTGCCCGTCCTTCTGGAAAGCCTGAAGCCCGTTTTCGACAACCGCACCCCGGGCGCCGACGACGAAGCCTTTGCAGAGGCGCTGATCGTCGCCCGCGCTTTCGTTGAAGCGTCGATCAAGAACAAAGCCGCCAAGCGCCGCGCCGAATCCATTGTGATGAAAGCCATCGAGGACGCCGGCGAAGGCCGCGTGCTCGAATTGCCGATGGGTATGCCGTTCCGCCCCGCAGTCGAGCGCGCTGGCGCCGATCACTTGCTCTTCGTCATCGCGCCGCGTGACACCGACTGGTCCCTGTCGGGCATCCGCGTTGGCGGAGACACCTTCGAGCAGCGCGCCGACCTTCCCGCAGCATGGGCGGGCCTGACCGATGAAGCGCTGGAGGAGGCTTCTGGCGTCAAAGGCGCGAAGTTCTGCCACAACGCCCTGTTCCTCGCCATCGCCGACAGCCGCGAGGCGATCCTCGAAATGGCCAATCGCGCTGTCGCTGCAGCAGAGGCGAACTGA
- a CDS encoding HAD family hydrolase produces the protein MSNNFRFDAVFWDMDGTLVDSEPNHLRSFVDAMGALGLTIPDDFHDRTLGMTEKDVHEYLCRDLGLELDLVEWAQARFDAYAAKPEMVKPHEVAFPIWEKLDEMGVQQMVVSNSDRLIVEYNLERVGLLRPQLKTISRNDVIKGKPDAEPYLRAAYLCGVEPPKCAVIEDSATGLAAGVAAGMTVFMMPEFASETPHPYQPIASLLG, from the coding sequence ATGAGCAATAATTTCCGGTTCGATGCGGTTTTCTGGGATATGGACGGGACGCTGGTAGACAGCGAGCCGAACCACCTGCGGTCTTTTGTCGACGCAATGGGCGCGCTGGGCCTGACGATCCCCGATGACTTCCACGATCGGACGCTCGGGATGACCGAAAAGGACGTGCACGAGTATCTGTGCCGCGACCTCGGGTTGGAGTTGGACCTCGTCGAATGGGCGCAGGCCCGCTTTGATGCCTACGCCGCAAAGCCAGAAATGGTGAAGCCGCATGAGGTCGCTTTCCCGATCTGGGAAAAGCTTGATGAGATGGGCGTGCAGCAGATGGTCGTGTCCAACTCGGACCGTCTCATCGTCGAATACAACCTCGAACGCGTTGGCCTACTGCGTCCGCAGCTGAAAACCATCAGCCGCAATGACGTGATCAAGGGTAAGCCGGATGCCGAACCCTATCTGCGCGCGGCGTACCTCTGCGGTGTCGAGCCGCCGAAATGTGCTGTGATCGAAGATAGTGCGACCGGATTGGCGGCGGGTGTCGCGGCCGGAATGACGGTCTTTATGATGCCGGAGTTCGCGTCCGAGACGCCTCATCCATATCAGCCCATCGCATCGCTGCTGGGCTAA
- a CDS encoding tripartite tricarboxylate transporter permease, which yields MDTFASLADGFAIALTWQNLALALLGCFLGTIMGALPGLGPSNGVAILIPLAFTLGLGATPSLILLTSVYYGAMYGGRISSILLNIPGDEPAMMTCLDGHPMALKGQPGEALSLSGIASFVGAFFATWGLILLAPQLVKIALLFGPAEYFALFTLAFMTLGGVSSTNQAKSAFAAALGLGLATIGVDTQTGVPRFTFGEVHLYDGLDFLVAIVGLFALSEVFIFLENRHGGSDADATKIKIGKLYPPMSMIKQTTPTMLRTSVLGFLAGVLPGAGASLGSFISYSMEKRLVDKEGTFGKGDPRGVAAPEAGNNAAAGGALVPMLALGVPGSGTTAVLLAVLLSLNITPGPLLFTQNPDVVWGLIAALFIANFMLLALNIPMVGIFTRVLMIPSRVLMPIVAMVSFVGIYGISGSSFDLLVMIGFGVMGWVLRKLDVPLVPVILGTLLGNSMENNLRRAISIDNGDWFTLIDTPLALTLWAIGIIGFIIPLFIGGKVKKQMHEKRDEEGSISD from the coding sequence ATGGATACTTTCGCATCACTCGCGGACGGTTTCGCCATCGCTCTGACGTGGCAGAACCTTGCGCTGGCCCTTCTGGGCTGTTTCCTCGGCACGATCATGGGCGCCCTTCCGGGTCTTGGCCCGTCAAACGGCGTCGCCATCCTAATCCCGCTGGCTTTCACGCTCGGCCTTGGCGCAACGCCTTCGCTGATCCTGCTGACCTCGGTCTACTACGGCGCGATGTACGGGGGCCGTATTTCGTCGATCCTGCTCAACATTCCAGGTGACGAGCCTGCGATGATGACATGTCTCGACGGGCACCCGATGGCACTCAAAGGCCAACCGGGCGAGGCGCTGTCCCTTTCGGGTATCGCGTCCTTTGTCGGCGCATTCTTCGCAACGTGGGGTCTGATCCTGCTGGCACCGCAGCTGGTCAAGATCGCCCTGCTGTTCGGACCGGCTGAATACTTCGCCCTGTTCACCCTCGCGTTCATGACGCTGGGCGGCGTGTCTTCGACCAACCAAGCTAAGTCGGCCTTCGCCGCTGCGCTCGGCCTTGGCCTTGCGACTATCGGCGTCGACACCCAGACCGGCGTTCCGCGCTTCACCTTCGGCGAAGTGCACCTCTATGACGGTCTCGACTTCCTCGTGGCGATCGTGGGCCTCTTCGCGCTTTCCGAAGTGTTCATCTTCCTTGAAAACCGTCACGGCGGTTCGGATGCCGACGCCACGAAGATCAAGATCGGCAAGCTCTACCCGCCGATGTCGATGATCAAGCAGACCACTCCGACCATGCTCCGCACGTCGGTGCTCGGCTTCCTCGCTGGCGTTCTGCCGGGTGCAGGTGCCTCGCTGGGTTCGTTTATCTCCTACTCGATGGAGAAGCGTCTGGTCGACAAAGAGGGCACCTTCGGCAAAGGCGACCCGCGCGGCGTCGCTGCACCGGAAGCCGGTAACAACGCTGCTGCTGGTGGCGCGCTGGTTCCGATGCTGGCACTCGGCGTTCCGGGTTCGGGTACGACCGCTGTTCTGCTCGCCGTCCTGCTGTCGCTCAACATCACGCCTGGTCCGCTGCTGTTCACCCAGAACCCTGACGTGGTCTGGGGCCTAATAGCAGCGCTGTTCATCGCCAACTTCATGCTGCTGGCACTGAACATCCCGATGGTCGGCATCTTTACCCGCGTTCTGATGATCCCGTCGCGCGTCCTGATGCCCATCGTGGCTATGGTCAGCTTCGTCGGTATCTACGGCATCTCGGGTTCGAGCTTCGACCTGCTGGTCATGATCGGCTTCGGCGTCATGGGCTGGGTGCTGCGCAAGCTGGACGTTCCGCTTGTACCGGTCATCCTCGGCACGCTGCTCGGCAACTCGATGGAGAACAACCTCCGCCGCGCGATCAGCATCGACAATGGCGATTGGTTCACCCTGATCGACACCCCGCTCGCGCTGACCCTCTGGGCCATTGGCATCATCGGCTTCATCATCCCGCTGTTCATCGGCGGCAAGGTGAAGAAGCAGATGCACGAGAAGCGCGACGAAGAAGGTTCGATTTCGGACTAA
- a CDS encoding cobalt ABC transporter permease codes for MRAYLLAAAIALAPLPALAHKVIFGVFPSGDMIEGELGFSNGDMAVDQLVEVFDQNGEKLGEATTDADGFFVYQPSEAITHVFRADLGAGHVGEVEMPAAEVGEILGIAAEEEALREAAPVVSDGAGGVTVAALTLEEKLAIAEIVRDEIRPLRREITAYKEHNNLQTILGGLGYIVGLFGVGFYFAARRKLAA; via the coding sequence ATGCGGGCATATCTACTGGCCGCCGCGATTGCGCTGGCCCCGCTGCCTGCGCTTGCGCACAAGGTCATCTTTGGCGTGTTCCCGTCCGGCGACATGATCGAAGGCGAGCTGGGTTTTTCCAATGGCGACATGGCCGTCGATCAACTGGTCGAGGTCTTCGATCAGAATGGCGAAAAGCTGGGCGAAGCGACCACCGACGCGGACGGTTTCTTTGTCTATCAGCCGAGCGAAGCCATCACCCACGTTTTCCGCGCCGACCTTGGCGCGGGCCACGTCGGTGAGGTCGAAATGCCTGCTGCCGAAGTTGGCGAAATTCTCGGCATCGCCGCCGAAGAAGAAGCGCTGCGCGAGGCTGCACCAGTGGTCTCCGATGGTGCGGGCGGCGTGACCGTTGCCGCGCTGACGCTGGAGGAAAAGCTCGCAATTGCAGAGATCGTGCGCGACGAAATCCGTCCGCTCCGCCGCGAGATCACTGCCTATAAAGAGCACAACAACCTCCAGACCATTCTGGGCGGTCTGGGCTATATCGTCGGTCTCTTCGGGGTCGGCTTCTACTTCGCGGCCCGCCGCAAATTGGCCGCCTGA
- a CDS encoding DUF4198 domain-containing protein produces MKKLLLASFAATCLAQTASAHFLLPYTDQTQIERPGDVPMQLIFWHPFENGFVMDLAEPEEFYVIHSGEKTDLMDTLKQTSFEGSQNAGQSYQASVPVKRSGDYVVVTVPQPYYEDTEDKYIQQFTKVMLNRNGLPTDWSEVLDLPAEIQPLNKPYNMIVGSTFSGRVLADGEPVAGVEIEVEYVAAVPDMAQSSTTTPSVTTMPGGAVVAISDANGYFTFGVPRAGWWGFAALGAGKTTEFDGKELSQDAVIWVHAYEME; encoded by the coding sequence TTGAAGAAACTCTTGCTGGCATCTTTTGCAGCAACATGTCTGGCGCAGACCGCGTCGGCACACTTTTTACTTCCCTACACCGACCAGACCCAGATCGAGCGTCCCGGCGATGTGCCGATGCAGCTCATCTTCTGGCATCCGTTCGAAAACGGCTTTGTCATGGATCTGGCGGAGCCCGAAGAATTCTACGTCATTCACAGCGGTGAAAAGACCGACCTGATGGACACTCTAAAGCAAACGAGCTTCGAGGGTTCGCAGAATGCCGGCCAATCCTATCAGGCCAGCGTGCCCGTGAAGCGTTCGGGTGACTATGTCGTCGTGACGGTGCCGCAGCCCTACTACGAAGACACCGAAGACAAATACATCCAGCAGTTCACCAAGGTCATGCTGAACCGCAACGGCCTGCCGACCGATTGGAGCGAGGTTCTGGACCTCCCCGCAGAGATCCAGCCGCTTAACAAACCCTACAATATGATCGTCGGCTCCACCTTCTCGGGCCGTGTCCTCGCTGATGGCGAGCCTGTTGCAGGCGTCGAGATCGAAGTCGAATACGTGGCCGCCGTGCCGGACATGGCGCAGTCGTCCACCACTACACCGAGCGTCACCACGATGCCAGGCGGAGCGGTCGTCGCGATCAGTGATGCCAACGGTTACTTCACCTTCGGCGTGCCGCGCGCCGGCTGGTGGGGCTTTGCCGCGCTGGGCGCAGGCAAGACGACCGAATTCGACGGCAAAGAACTCAGCCAGGACGCAGTGATCTGGGTCCACGCCTACGAGATGGAGTAA
- a CDS encoding Bug family tripartite tricarboxylate transporter substrate binding protein — translation MKFTATRTFVAAAILGMSAFAASAQDFSPENPECIAPANPGGGWDFTCRQVGKSLQDLGLIDSTMQVVNLAGGGGGVAYAEVVNKRNDDNDLIVAASSATATRLAQGAYPGNTMEQVRWLASIGADYGVIAVAADSEIETLPQLLDAIKNDPTSTSVAGGSAVGGWDHLKVLIAANAYGIDDVRSVKYIAFDGGGEAVTQLLAGSVQAFTGDISEAKGFVDSGDIKVLAVLSPERLDGEFADFPTAKEQGVDAIGANWRGFYAPGGMSDEAYDAWVSAIGDLYASDEWKEIMANNGLAPLDLQGDEFQSFVSDSVAQIQQISKEIGIIN, via the coding sequence ATGAAATTCACTGCAACCCGCACCTTCGTTGCGGCAGCTATCCTTGGCATGTCGGCATTCGCCGCTTCGGCTCAGGATTTCAGCCCCGAAAACCCCGAATGTATCGCTCCGGCTAACCCGGGCGGCGGCTGGGACTTCACCTGCCGTCAGGTTGGCAAGTCGCTGCAGGACCTCGGTCTGATCGACTCGACCATGCAGGTCGTGAACCTCGCTGGTGGTGGCGGTGGCGTTGCTTACGCCGAAGTCGTGAACAAGCGTAACGACGACAACGACCTGATCGTTGCTGCATCGTCGGCGACCGCGACCCGTCTGGCTCAGGGTGCATACCCGGGCAACACCATGGAGCAGGTTCGCTGGCTCGCTTCGATCGGCGCTGACTACGGTGTGATCGCCGTTGCTGCCGACAGCGAAATCGAAACTCTTCCGCAGCTGCTCGACGCTATCAAAAACGACCCGACCTCGACTTCGGTTGCTGGCGGTTCGGCTGTTGGCGGCTGGGACCACCTGAAGGTTCTCATCGCTGCAAACGCATACGGCATCGATGATGTCCGTTCGGTCAAGTACATCGCATTCGATGGCGGCGGCGAAGCTGTGACCCAGCTGCTCGCTGGTTCGGTTCAGGCTTTCACCGGTGACATCTCGGAAGCAAAAGGCTTCGTAGACTCGGGCGACATCAAAGTCCTCGCAGTTCTCTCGCCTGAGCGTCTGGACGGCGAGTTCGCTGACTTCCCGACCGCAAAAGAGCAAGGCGTTGACGCCATCGGCGCAAACTGGCGCGGCTTCTATGCACCGGGCGGCATGTCGGACGAAGCATACGATGCTTGGGTTTCGGCCATCGGTGACCTCTACGCTTCGGACGAATGGAAAGAGATCATGGCCAACAACGGTCTGGCTCCGCTCGACCTGCAGGGCGACGAATTCCAGTCCTTCGTTTCGGACTCGGTTGCCCAGATCCAGCAGATCTCCAAAGAAATCGGCATCATCAACTAA
- a CDS encoding tripartite tricarboxylate transporter TctB family protein, with protein sequence MSDRIFGLFGLLLSIGFAFAAFQIEESFLSDIVGPKAFPLIIATILGISSLVIALRPDPEPTWPSLLRFVEIVAAAVVMIIYAEALPEIGFVVATAFAAAYMSWRLGSKPLEAILVGVGTSVGIYVIFHLALGLSLARGPWGF encoded by the coding sequence ATGAGTGATCGCATCTTCGGCCTGTTCGGACTTCTTCTTTCGATCGGTTTCGCCTTTGCGGCATTCCAGATCGAGGAGAGCTTCCTCTCCGATATCGTCGGTCCGAAGGCCTTCCCACTGATTATCGCAACCATCCTCGGCATATCGTCGCTGGTGATCGCGCTGCGCCCTGACCCCGAACCGACATGGCCGAGCCTGCTCCGCTTCGTCGAAATCGTTGCGGCAGCCGTCGTGATGATCATTTACGCCGAAGCCCTGCCCGAGATCGGCTTCGTCGTCGCAACCGCATTCGCCGCTGCCTACATGTCGTGGCGTCTCGGCTCCAAGCCGCTCGAAGCGATCCTTGTCGGCGTCGGCACTTCGGTCGGCATCTACGTCATCTTCCATCTCGCGCTGGGCCTGTCGCTCGCTCGTGGACCGTGGGGTTTCTGA
- a CDS encoding sensor histidine kinase, with protein sequence MSRNSRPRSLVTRLTAAVFFILLAGGLLVAGATFYNGQQAARTAFDRVLVGAASDIAESIRIQDGWPIVDLPVSAFELLAQAPDDRIYYSVRGPGGTAITGLGGDVLLDAPRTNTQPVFINDALQGEEARFVVLPRIFAERDFSGEITVIVGQTLRARRDMALNLMIDALWPMALAGAALLVFAWFAIRSAMRPLEAVSDDLTHRDPYDLTPMSTEGMPREPKVMLDAMNRFMGRLDNQFDAMRNVISDTAHQLRTPVAAIRVLAETTLEEQDQTARDRAMERLLLRTRSLGTLLDQLLSRALVIHRTEAAPRVEFDLREVALDIIERRDHDLLAPDKEVRLIIGEDPVPVSTDEFSVGEAAKNLLSNALKYGKAPVLIGVDHIGNEASIWVQDTGAGPDDAIIDRLGQRFARSVNSREESIGLGLSIVASVASAFDGRVDMRKNEEGFRISLVLPARTKGPSV encoded by the coding sequence ATGAGCAGGAATAGCCGCCCGCGCAGCCTCGTCACCCGTCTGACGGCTGCGGTATTCTTTATCCTTTTGGCCGGCGGTCTGCTCGTCGCGGGAGCGACGTTCTACAACGGTCAGCAGGCGGCGCGGACGGCATTCGATCGCGTTCTTGTCGGCGCAGCTAGTGACATCGCCGAATCCATCCGCATTCAGGACGGATGGCCCATCGTTGACCTTCCCGTCTCCGCTTTTGAGCTGCTGGCACAGGCCCCCGACGATCGCATCTACTACTCCGTTCGCGGCCCGGGCGGCACGGCGATCACTGGCCTTGGCGGGGACGTCCTGCTGGATGCGCCGCGCACCAACACCCAGCCCGTTTTTATCAACGACGCATTGCAGGGCGAGGAGGCGCGCTTCGTCGTCCTCCCCCGCATTTTTGCCGAGCGCGATTTTTCGGGCGAGATCACGGTCATCGTCGGCCAGACCCTACGTGCCCGCCGCGATATGGCGCTCAACCTGATGATCGACGCGCTCTGGCCGATGGCTCTTGCAGGGGCGGCTCTGCTTGTCTTCGCATGGTTCGCCATTCGCTCTGCCATGCGCCCGCTTGAAGCTGTGTCCGACGACCTGACCCACCGCGACCCCTATGACCTGACGCCGATGTCGACCGAAGGAATGCCGCGCGAGCCGAAGGTCATGCTCGATGCGATGAACCGCTTCATGGGGCGCCTCGACAATCAGTTCGATGCGATGCGGAACGTGATTTCCGACACGGCTCACCAGCTTAGGACGCCCGTTGCCGCCATTCGCGTGCTGGCCGAAACCACGTTGGAAGAGCAGGACCAGACCGCCCGCGATCGCGCGATGGAGCGTCTCTTGCTCCGCACACGTTCACTGGGCACGCTGCTTGATCAGCTTCTCTCCCGCGCTTTGGTCATTCATCGCACCGAGGCGGCTCCCCGCGTGGAATTCGATCTGCGCGAAGTCGCCCTCGATATCATTGAGCGTCGCGACCACGATCTGCTCGCCCCCGACAAAGAGGTCCGCCTGATTATCGGAGAGGATCCCGTCCCCGTCTCCACCGACGAATTCTCGGTCGGCGAGGCCGCGAAAAACCTGCTGTCGAACGCTTTGAAATACGGAAAGGCGCCTGTGCTGATCGGTGTCGACCATATCGGCAATGAAGCTTCGATCTGGGTGCAGGACACAGGCGCCGGGCCGGATGACGCGATCATCGACCGGCTCGGTCAGCGCTTCGCTCGCTCGGTCAACAGCCGCGAAGAAAGCATCGGTCTCGGGTTGTCCATTGTCGCCAGCGTGGCGTCGGCCTTCGATGGTCGTGTCGATATGCGCAAGAACGAGGAGGGCTTCCGGATCTCGCTCGTCCTTCCTGCCCGCACGAAAGGTCCATCCGTATGA
- a CDS encoding ABC transporter substrate-binding protein — protein sequence MRLILAFLLIFPFTLQAQEATQTFGSGPQIFRLRSTTDIDILGPVIALFAELNPGITVNFEQWGSNALFENSRTACEGGDDPADVVFSSAVQQMVWLVNASCARPYTSALTTALPDTRRWRNELWGITQEPAVIVYNRDQIKGADVPRTRFALLDLMRTRPSDLRGRIATYDITESGLGFLFAHSDSLEASTFGAMLEGFSRVGAVATCCSAEIIDGVASGRFQIAYNVLGSYAASNERPNVGIITPEDYTLILSRGFMIPNNARQPQIAERLLDFLLDEEAQQMLADVGLRMAHAPEETGMPVSARRPIALSPTLLIAMDQGQRRQLFALWSSAFEPDVP from the coding sequence ATGAGGCTCATTCTCGCGTTTCTCCTCATCTTTCCTTTCACGCTTCAGGCGCAGGAGGCGACGCAGACTTTCGGCTCCGGCCCCCAGATTTTCCGTCTCCGCTCGACTACCGATATCGACATCCTTGGCCCAGTGATCGCGCTCTTTGCAGAATTGAACCCGGGCATCACGGTCAATTTTGAACAGTGGGGATCAAACGCGCTGTTCGAAAATAGCCGCACCGCTTGCGAAGGTGGCGATGACCCCGCCGACGTGGTGTTTTCCTCCGCCGTGCAGCAGATGGTCTGGCTGGTGAATGCGTCTTGTGCGCGGCCATACACATCGGCGCTGACCACCGCGCTGCCTGACACACGCCGCTGGCGGAACGAGCTTTGGGGCATCACACAAGAACCCGCGGTCATCGTCTACAATCGCGATCAGATCAAAGGTGCCGACGTCCCGCGCACCCGCTTTGCCCTGCTTGACCTTATGCGGACACGGCCTTCCGACCTGCGGGGCCGGATTGCGACCTATGACATCACCGAATCCGGCCTCGGGTTTCTGTTCGCCCACAGCGACAGTCTGGAGGCGTCCACCTTCGGCGCGATGCTCGAAGGCTTCTCCCGCGTTGGAGCCGTCGCGACCTGCTGTTCGGCGGAGATCATTGACGGCGTCGCGTCGGGCCGTTTCCAGATCGCCTACAACGTCCTCGGCTCTTATGCCGCCAGCAACGAGCGCCCGAACGTCGGCATCATCACGCCCGAGGATTACACGCTGATCCTCTCGCGCGGTTTCATGATTCCCAACAATGCCCGCCAGCCGCAGATCGCTGAGCGCCTACTGGATTTTCTGCTGGACGAAGAGGCACAGCAAATGCTCGCGGATGTCGGCCTACGCATGGCGCACGCGCCCGAAGAAACCGGAATGCCCGTCAGCGCCCGCCGCCCGATTGCGCTGTCTCCGACGCTCCTGATCGCGATGGATCAGGGCCAAAGGCGCCAACTCTTCGCGCTCTGGTCCAGTGCGTTTGAGCCAGATGTTCCGTGA
- a CDS encoding response regulator transcription factor, with the protein MRVLLVEDTTDLAEGVAAHFARIGIACDLAPTLESARDFRAVQSYDATVLDINLPDGSGLALLNEMRGAGDRTPVLMLTALVSVDDRVGALDLGADDYLVKPFDQRELEARLRALVRRDADQKGGDLQLGPLSFSPANLTATLGDKRLDLTRREAALLGVLMRHPNQIMSKTRLYDSLFSFEDADVGVNAIELYTARLRKKLAGSGVSIFTQRGVGYRIGLDEQE; encoded by the coding sequence ATGAGGGTTCTTCTGGTGGAAGACACCACTGACCTTGCCGAAGGCGTGGCCGCCCATTTCGCGCGTATCGGGATTGCTTGCGATCTTGCCCCTACACTGGAGTCCGCCCGCGATTTCCGCGCAGTGCAGAGCTACGACGCCACGGTGCTGGACATCAATTTGCCCGACGGCTCCGGCCTTGCGTTGCTGAACGAGATGCGCGGGGCAGGGGACCGGACGCCGGTTCTGATGCTGACAGCTTTGGTCTCCGTCGATGACAGGGTCGGTGCCTTGGACCTAGGCGCGGACGATTATCTGGTCAAACCTTTCGATCAACGCGAACTGGAGGCGCGCCTGCGTGCGCTCGTTCGTCGTGATGCCGATCAAAAGGGTGGGGATCTGCAACTCGGCCCGCTGTCATTTTCGCCCGCGAACCTGACGGCGACGCTTGGCGATAAGCGTCTGGATTTGACACGGCGAGAGGCGGCGCTGCTTGGCGTCCTGATGCGTCATCCCAATCAGATCATGTCGAAGACGCGCCTCTACGACTCGCTGTTCAGTTTCGAGGACGCCGATGTCGGTGTGAACGCGATCGAGCTCTACACCGCCCGCCTCCGCAAAAAGCTCGCGGGGAGCGGTGTGTCGATCTTTACCCAGCGCGGCGTCGGCTACCGGATCGGGCTAGATGAGCAGGAATAG